One Vespula pensylvanica isolate Volc-1 chromosome 3, ASM1446617v1, whole genome shotgun sequence DNA window includes the following coding sequences:
- the LOC122628092 gene encoding vascular endothelial growth factor receptor 1 isoform X1, which produces MTLRITFVLIFFTCTLYCRVSCQERPILMPQESEIIKHAGSSINFICTGSRKIFFFYPTNYGSDEETSEQIISSEIRVNETYKDYEYIYNFRRSKAVPGDTGWYGCSYRNITITRKEYDNPEISWAYVYVDSPDSSFVENVVKTIKGITGNMALIPCRPTLPSLQVILIDQFDEVVEISENISYDPRFGYTIDHLSLHDNGLFRCSITRNNETYEVNYHLDVFSKQDLSEPKIIKDTLRHVVRGQTLRVNCTIDLKERSIPFQFNWRTPVESQRISTHLHPIKTKLNLMHVTSELIIQNVTEEDEGEYECIIIVNGGTNSAKMNLTIHDPNKKYINLTSQDPNRRNVRKNYSNVMWVVYYDAYPEAHLRWFDHNGHEIMDDWSNPEITKYAINKTPTKTILRINRLEIEDTGIYTLEATNDYTNKSLNFTLSVLAKPTLLFKEIESYYSPGQIVEIHCYVIAFPEPEISWSFLQCPNYPSRWNSSLIELTHITEIQQKLFLSKATMEIEASGFINCTACNSEGCDSTITNIIVSDGNGGFSIMDPKEPIVEGDDIEIICAASIYNYTENIQWQDNNDKSILEDERIQVILKTTPFTYRAILQVKKVNMNDAMIYNCIGETKDGNKENLEYNLVVYRQKKPSFTNVNLNETDLIVDFGTENHKLIILKCFVDAMPKAKVTWYKDNVKLKNNEQYELKYDDQELHIKYVFEHDSGKYSCKAENRLGREEAYQNITIKGKELPKGLIILIVILFIVVVILIVYFTIKVRREKIMRKELLETGLMHFEEGALECLNPELTVDDQAELLPYDKKWEFPRERLKLGKQLGSGAFGVVMKAEAQGIYEDEAITTVAVKMVRRTTDPTYVRALASELKIMVHLGKHLNVVNLLGACTKNISKRELLVIVEYCRFGNLHNYLLRHRTDFINQIDPATGKFDPTIGIDLLTRTASISSNNRIKYAALSFSRSISANSGTEMVQYYAHNTTDSQGVSMSPDGCILSNNSSQPGWRSNYRGDYKDHNLKPICTQDLLSWAFQVARGMEYLSQRRVLHGDLAARNILLAENNVVKICDFGLAKTMYKDGNYKKKGDGPLPIKWMAIESIRDRVFSTQSDIWSFGIVLWEFFTLAETPYPGMEAEKQYQKLIEGYRMEQPAYATPEVYNIMLQCWKAKPTLRPSFTELVDSIGDLLEESVRTHYISLNTPYMDMNTMILDGKNDYLTMMSAPDHAALSLPMGDYVNTSILENATESAYLCMSPTNHGDESGIFSPRPNSEKSRFEFPLVTSDSEDAVELSPMLKNVEDPYLKPINVHERRAEFSRQRQVASAQSIDRINERDSGYCNTPRNLHLIDLNEKSREKDQEEEEEEQDEDRTDSILKKKEYTPSIIRTQDNYVNMPKQKNDLKRDMPDGFSNPSYVMMGNELNQSIA; this is translated from the exons ATGACACTACGAATAACATTCGTTCTTATCTTCTTCACTTGTACTCTCTACTGTCGAG tGTCATGCCAGGAAAGGCCTATACTTATGCCACAAGAAAGCGAGATTATTAAGCATGCTGGGtcttctataaattttatatgcaCTGGTTCTAggaagatcttttttttctatcctacGAACTATGGGTCAGACGAAGAAACATCCGAACag ATCATATCTTCGGAAATACGAGTAAACGAAACCTATAAAGATTATGAGTACATATACAATTTTCGTCGATCCAAGGCTGTGCCTGGTGACACAGGATGGTATGGTTGTTCCTATCGCAACATAACAATCACTCGAAAGGAATACGATAATCCTGAAATTAGCTGGGCTTATGTTTATGTGGATT CACCTGACAGTTCTTTCGTCGAAAATGTAGTCAAAACTATAAAAGGAATAACTGGTAATATGGCTTTAATACCATGTCGACCAACTTTGCCAAGTTTGCAAGTTATTTTGATCGATCAGTTCGACGAA GTGGTCGAAATAAGCGAGAATATCTCGTATGATCCGAGATTTGGATATACGATAGATCATCTTAGTTTACACGACAACGGCCTTTTTAGATGCTCCATTACAAGGAACAATGAAACATACGAGGTCAATTATCATTTGGATGTGTTTT CTAAACAAGACTTGAGTGAACcaaaaattatcaaagataCTTTGCGACATGTGGTCCGAGGCCAAACTCTGCGTGTTAATTGTACGATAGACTTGAAAGAGCGTTCCATtccatttcaatttaattggAGAACACCGGTAGAG AGTCAACGAATAAGCACACATTTACATCccataaaaacaaaattgaatttaatgcATGTGACCAGTGAATTGATCATACAAAACGTGACGGAAGAGGATGAGGGAGAGTATGAATGTATCATTATAGTTAATGGAGGTACTAATAGTGCGAAGATGAATCTAACGATACAtg ATCCGAACAAAAAGTATATCAATTTAACGTCACAAGATCCAAATAGGCGTAATGTGAGAAAAAATTACAGTAACGTAATGTGGGTCGTTTACTATGATGCCTATCCTGAAGCTCACTTAAGATG GTTTGATCATAACGGCCATGAGATCATGGATGATTGGTCGAATCCAGAGATAACTAAATACGCTATCAACAAAACTCCAACGAAAACGATTTTAAGAATCAATCGATTGGAAATCGAGGATACGGGAATCTATACGCTTGAGGCTACCAACGATTACACAAATAAGTCTCTTAATTTTACGTTGTCCGTATTAG ccaAGCCGACGCTACTATTCAAAGAGATAGAATCATATTATTCGCCTGGTCAAATCGTTGAGATCCATTGTTACGTAATAGCTTTTCCAGAGCCAGAAATTTCTTGGAGTTTCTTACAATGTCCGAATTATCCGTCCCGATGGAACTCGAGTCTAATCGAATTAACG CATATTACGGAGAtacaacaaaaattattccttTCAAAAGCAACAATGGAAATCGAAGCGTCCGGTTTCATTAATTGTACAGCCTGCAACTCGGAGGGCTGCGATTCAACGATCACTAATATTATTGTATCTG atGGTAACGGAGGGTTCAGTATAATGGATCCAAAAGAACCAATTGTCGAAGGTGATGACATCGAAATCATTTGTGCAGcttctatttataattatacggAAAACATTCAATGGCAGGATAATAACGACAAGTCAATTTTAGAAGATG AGAGAATACAAGTCATTCTTAAAACAACTCCGTTCACTTATCGTGCGATATTGCaagtaaaaaaagtaaatatgaaTGACGCGATGATTTATAATTGTATTGGAGAAACTAAGGATggaaataaggaaaatttGGAATATAATTTGGTGGTTTACA ggCAGAAAAAGCCGTCGTTTACAAATGTTAACTTGAATGAAACTGATTTGATCGTTGATTTCGGTACAGAAAATCATAagcttattattttaaaatgttttgtAGATGCTATGCCTAAAGCAAAAGTTACATGGTATAAG GATaacgtaaaattaaaaaataacgaacaaTACGAATTAAAGTATGATGATCAAGAACTTCACATAAAATACGTATTTGAGCACGATAGTGGAAAATATTCTTGTAAAGCTGAAAATCGTTTGGGAAGAGAAGAGGCTTATcaaaatataacgataaagG GAAAAGAGTTACCTAAGGGATTGATAATCTTGATCGTCATTTTGTTCATCGTAGTTGTGATCTTGATAGTTTACTTTACGATTAAAGTTCGTCGTGAAAAG ATAATGAGAAAGGAGCTATTAGAAACTGGTTTAATGCATTTCGAAGAAGGTGCTCTGGAATGTTTAAATCCTGAGTTGACGGTAGACGATCAAGCGGAATTACTTCcttacgataaaaaatggGAATTTCCAAGAGAAAGATTGAAGCTTG GAAAACAATTGGGTAGTGGAGCGTTTGGGGTAGTTATGAAAGCCGAAGCTCAAGGAATTTACGAAGACGAAGCTATAACGACAGTTGCTGTAAAAATGGTACGACGTACAACCGATCCAACTTACGTTCGAGCACTTGCAAGCGAATTGAAGATCATGGTACATCTTGGTAAACATTTGAACGTTGTCAATCTTTTGGGTGCTtgtacgaaaaatatttcgaaac GCGAATTATTGGTCATCGTTGAGTACTGTCGGTTTGGTAATTTGCACAATTATTTGTTGAGACATAGAACGGACTTTATCAATCAAATCGATCCTGCTACTGGTAAATTTGATCCTACGATAGGTATCGATCTCCTCACAAGAACGGCCAGTATAAGCAGCAATAATAG GATAAAATATGCGGCATTATCCTTTTCTCGCAGTATCAGTGCGAATTCCGGCACCGAGATGGTACAGTATTATGCTCATAATACCACGGACTCTCAAGGTGTGAGTATGTCCCCGGATGGCTGTATACTTAGCAATAACTCGTCTCAGCCTGGTTGGCGATCCAATTATCGTGGTGATTATAAGGATCATAATCTGAAACCGATTTGTACTCAAGATCTTTTGTCCTGGGCATTTCAAGTGGCTCGTGGTATGGAGTATCTTAGTCAGAGAAGA GTTCTGCACGGTGATTTGGCAGCAAGAAACATTTTACTTGCTGAGAATAACGTAGTAAAGATCTGTGATTTTGGATTGGCGAAGACTATGTACAAAGAcggtaattataaaaagaaaggtgaTGGACCATTGCCCATAAAATGGATGGCCATCGAATCGATAAGAGATCGAGTGTTTTCAACGCAATCGGATATATGGTCCTTCGGAATAGTTCTATGGGAATTCTTCACCTTGGCTGAGACTCCGTATCCCGGTATGGAAGCTGAGAAACAGTATCAAAAACTTATAGAAGGTTACAGAATGGAACAGCCAGCATATGCCACTCCAGaagt ATACAATATAATGTTGCAATGCTGGAAAGCCAAGCCAACTTTGCGTCCAAGTTTCACAGAATTGGTGGACAGCATAGGTGATTTATTAGAGGAAAGTGTAAGAACG cACTACATAAGTCTGAATACACCGTATATGGATATGAACACGATGATTTTGGATGGCAAGAACGATTATCTCACAATGATGTCAGCACCTGATCATGCAGCTCTATCATTGCCTATGGGTGATTATGTGAATACTTCTATCTTGGAAAATGCAACCGAGTCAGCATATTTGTGTATGAGTCCAACGAATCACGGAGACGAGTCGGGTATCTTTAGTCCCAGGCCGAATTCAGAAAAATCTCGTTTCGAATTTCCTTTGGTGACGTCTGATTCCGAGGATGCAGTTGAATTATCACCGATGTTGAAAAACGTAGAGGATCCTTATTTGAAACCGATAAATGTGCATGAACGCAGAGCAGAATTTTCTCGGCAACGGCAAGTCGCGAGTgctcaatcgatcgatcgaatcaacGAAAGAGATTCTGGTTATTGTAACACTCCACGAAATCTTCATTTAATAGATCTGAATGAGAAATCAAGGGAAAAGGAtcaagaagaggaggaagaagaacagGATGAAGATCGGACGGACTccattctgaaaaaaaaagaatacactCCGTCCATCATAAGAACCCAAGACAATTATGTGAACATGCCTAAACAGAAGAATGATTTAAAAAGGGATATGCCTGATGGCTTTAGTAATCCCAGCTACGTCATGATGGGGAATGAACTCAATCAGTCGATAGCGTGA
- the LOC122628092 gene encoding vascular endothelial growth factor receptor 1 isoform X2 yields MTLRITFVLIFFTCTLYCRVSCQERPILMPQESEIIKHAGSSINFICTGSRKIFFFYPTNYGSDEETSEQIISSEIRVNETYKDYEYIYNFRRSKAVPGDTGWYGCSYRNITITRKEYDNPEISWAYVYVDSPDSSFVENVVKTIKGITGNMALIPCRPTLPSLQVILIDQFDEVVEISENISYDPRFGYTIDHLSLHDNGLFRCSITRNNETYEVNYHLDVFSKQDLSEPKIIKDTLRHVVRGQTLRVNCTIDLKERSIPFQFNWRTPVESQRISTHLHPIKTKLNLMHVTSELIIQNVTEEDEGEYECIIIVNGGTNSAKMNLTIHDPNKKYINLTSQDPNRRNVRKNYSNVMWVVYYDAYPEAHLRWFDHNGHEIMDDWSNPEITKYAINKTPTKTILRINRLEIEDTGIYTLEATNDYTNKSLNFTLSVLAKPTLLFKEIESYYSPGQIVEIHCYVIAFPEPEISWSFLQCPNYPSRWNSSLIELTHITEIQQKLFLSKATMEIEASGFINCTACNSEGCDSTITNIIVSDGNGGFSIMDPKEPIVEGDDIEIICAASIYNYTENIQWQDNNDKSILEDERIQVILKTTPFTYRAILQVKKVNMNDAMIYNCIGETKDGNKENLEYNLVVYRQKKPSFTNVNLNETDLIVDFGTENHKLIILKCFVDAMPKAKVTWYKDNVKLKNNEQYELKYDDQELHIKYVFEHDSGKYSCKAENRLGREEAYQNITIKGKELPKGLIILIVILFIVVVILIVYFTIKVRREKIMRKELLETGLMHFEEGALECLNPELTVDDQAELLPYDKKWEFPRERLKLGKQLGSGAFGVVMKAEAQGIYEDEAITTVAVKMVRRTTDPTYVRALASELKIMVHLGKHLNVVNLLGACTKNISKRELLVIVEYCRFGNLHNYLLRHRTDFINQIDPATGKFDPTIGIDLLTRTASISSNNSISANSGTEMVQYYAHNTTDSQGVSMSPDGCILSNNSSQPGWRSNYRGDYKDHNLKPICTQDLLSWAFQVARGMEYLSQRRVLHGDLAARNILLAENNVVKICDFGLAKTMYKDGNYKKKGDGPLPIKWMAIESIRDRVFSTQSDIWSFGIVLWEFFTLAETPYPGMEAEKQYQKLIEGYRMEQPAYATPEVYNIMLQCWKAKPTLRPSFTELVDSIGDLLEESVRTHYISLNTPYMDMNTMILDGKNDYLTMMSAPDHAALSLPMGDYVNTSILENATESAYLCMSPTNHGDESGIFSPRPNSEKSRFEFPLVTSDSEDAVELSPMLKNVEDPYLKPINVHERRAEFSRQRQVASAQSIDRINERDSGYCNTPRNLHLIDLNEKSREKDQEEEEEEQDEDRTDSILKKKEYTPSIIRTQDNYVNMPKQKNDLKRDMPDGFSNPSYVMMGNELNQSIA; encoded by the exons ATGACACTACGAATAACATTCGTTCTTATCTTCTTCACTTGTACTCTCTACTGTCGAG tGTCATGCCAGGAAAGGCCTATACTTATGCCACAAGAAAGCGAGATTATTAAGCATGCTGGGtcttctataaattttatatgcaCTGGTTCTAggaagatcttttttttctatcctacGAACTATGGGTCAGACGAAGAAACATCCGAACag ATCATATCTTCGGAAATACGAGTAAACGAAACCTATAAAGATTATGAGTACATATACAATTTTCGTCGATCCAAGGCTGTGCCTGGTGACACAGGATGGTATGGTTGTTCCTATCGCAACATAACAATCACTCGAAAGGAATACGATAATCCTGAAATTAGCTGGGCTTATGTTTATGTGGATT CACCTGACAGTTCTTTCGTCGAAAATGTAGTCAAAACTATAAAAGGAATAACTGGTAATATGGCTTTAATACCATGTCGACCAACTTTGCCAAGTTTGCAAGTTATTTTGATCGATCAGTTCGACGAA GTGGTCGAAATAAGCGAGAATATCTCGTATGATCCGAGATTTGGATATACGATAGATCATCTTAGTTTACACGACAACGGCCTTTTTAGATGCTCCATTACAAGGAACAATGAAACATACGAGGTCAATTATCATTTGGATGTGTTTT CTAAACAAGACTTGAGTGAACcaaaaattatcaaagataCTTTGCGACATGTGGTCCGAGGCCAAACTCTGCGTGTTAATTGTACGATAGACTTGAAAGAGCGTTCCATtccatttcaatttaattggAGAACACCGGTAGAG AGTCAACGAATAAGCACACATTTACATCccataaaaacaaaattgaatttaatgcATGTGACCAGTGAATTGATCATACAAAACGTGACGGAAGAGGATGAGGGAGAGTATGAATGTATCATTATAGTTAATGGAGGTACTAATAGTGCGAAGATGAATCTAACGATACAtg ATCCGAACAAAAAGTATATCAATTTAACGTCACAAGATCCAAATAGGCGTAATGTGAGAAAAAATTACAGTAACGTAATGTGGGTCGTTTACTATGATGCCTATCCTGAAGCTCACTTAAGATG GTTTGATCATAACGGCCATGAGATCATGGATGATTGGTCGAATCCAGAGATAACTAAATACGCTATCAACAAAACTCCAACGAAAACGATTTTAAGAATCAATCGATTGGAAATCGAGGATACGGGAATCTATACGCTTGAGGCTACCAACGATTACACAAATAAGTCTCTTAATTTTACGTTGTCCGTATTAG ccaAGCCGACGCTACTATTCAAAGAGATAGAATCATATTATTCGCCTGGTCAAATCGTTGAGATCCATTGTTACGTAATAGCTTTTCCAGAGCCAGAAATTTCTTGGAGTTTCTTACAATGTCCGAATTATCCGTCCCGATGGAACTCGAGTCTAATCGAATTAACG CATATTACGGAGAtacaacaaaaattattccttTCAAAAGCAACAATGGAAATCGAAGCGTCCGGTTTCATTAATTGTACAGCCTGCAACTCGGAGGGCTGCGATTCAACGATCACTAATATTATTGTATCTG atGGTAACGGAGGGTTCAGTATAATGGATCCAAAAGAACCAATTGTCGAAGGTGATGACATCGAAATCATTTGTGCAGcttctatttataattatacggAAAACATTCAATGGCAGGATAATAACGACAAGTCAATTTTAGAAGATG AGAGAATACAAGTCATTCTTAAAACAACTCCGTTCACTTATCGTGCGATATTGCaagtaaaaaaagtaaatatgaaTGACGCGATGATTTATAATTGTATTGGAGAAACTAAGGATggaaataaggaaaatttGGAATATAATTTGGTGGTTTACA ggCAGAAAAAGCCGTCGTTTACAAATGTTAACTTGAATGAAACTGATTTGATCGTTGATTTCGGTACAGAAAATCATAagcttattattttaaaatgttttgtAGATGCTATGCCTAAAGCAAAAGTTACATGGTATAAG GATaacgtaaaattaaaaaataacgaacaaTACGAATTAAAGTATGATGATCAAGAACTTCACATAAAATACGTATTTGAGCACGATAGTGGAAAATATTCTTGTAAAGCTGAAAATCGTTTGGGAAGAGAAGAGGCTTATcaaaatataacgataaagG GAAAAGAGTTACCTAAGGGATTGATAATCTTGATCGTCATTTTGTTCATCGTAGTTGTGATCTTGATAGTTTACTTTACGATTAAAGTTCGTCGTGAAAAG ATAATGAGAAAGGAGCTATTAGAAACTGGTTTAATGCATTTCGAAGAAGGTGCTCTGGAATGTTTAAATCCTGAGTTGACGGTAGACGATCAAGCGGAATTACTTCcttacgataaaaaatggGAATTTCCAAGAGAAAGATTGAAGCTTG GAAAACAATTGGGTAGTGGAGCGTTTGGGGTAGTTATGAAAGCCGAAGCTCAAGGAATTTACGAAGACGAAGCTATAACGACAGTTGCTGTAAAAATGGTACGACGTACAACCGATCCAACTTACGTTCGAGCACTTGCAAGCGAATTGAAGATCATGGTACATCTTGGTAAACATTTGAACGTTGTCAATCTTTTGGGTGCTtgtacgaaaaatatttcgaaac GCGAATTATTGGTCATCGTTGAGTACTGTCGGTTTGGTAATTTGCACAATTATTTGTTGAGACATAGAACGGACTTTATCAATCAAATCGATCCTGCTACTGGTAAATTTGATCCTACGATAGGTATCGATCTCCTCACAAGAACGGCCAGTATAAGCAGCAATAATAG TATCAGTGCGAATTCCGGCACCGAGATGGTACAGTATTATGCTCATAATACCACGGACTCTCAAGGTGTGAGTATGTCCCCGGATGGCTGTATACTTAGCAATAACTCGTCTCAGCCTGGTTGGCGATCCAATTATCGTGGTGATTATAAGGATCATAATCTGAAACCGATTTGTACTCAAGATCTTTTGTCCTGGGCATTTCAAGTGGCTCGTGGTATGGAGTATCTTAGTCAGAGAAGA GTTCTGCACGGTGATTTGGCAGCAAGAAACATTTTACTTGCTGAGAATAACGTAGTAAAGATCTGTGATTTTGGATTGGCGAAGACTATGTACAAAGAcggtaattataaaaagaaaggtgaTGGACCATTGCCCATAAAATGGATGGCCATCGAATCGATAAGAGATCGAGTGTTTTCAACGCAATCGGATATATGGTCCTTCGGAATAGTTCTATGGGAATTCTTCACCTTGGCTGAGACTCCGTATCCCGGTATGGAAGCTGAGAAACAGTATCAAAAACTTATAGAAGGTTACAGAATGGAACAGCCAGCATATGCCACTCCAGaagt ATACAATATAATGTTGCAATGCTGGAAAGCCAAGCCAACTTTGCGTCCAAGTTTCACAGAATTGGTGGACAGCATAGGTGATTTATTAGAGGAAAGTGTAAGAACG cACTACATAAGTCTGAATACACCGTATATGGATATGAACACGATGATTTTGGATGGCAAGAACGATTATCTCACAATGATGTCAGCACCTGATCATGCAGCTCTATCATTGCCTATGGGTGATTATGTGAATACTTCTATCTTGGAAAATGCAACCGAGTCAGCATATTTGTGTATGAGTCCAACGAATCACGGAGACGAGTCGGGTATCTTTAGTCCCAGGCCGAATTCAGAAAAATCTCGTTTCGAATTTCCTTTGGTGACGTCTGATTCCGAGGATGCAGTTGAATTATCACCGATGTTGAAAAACGTAGAGGATCCTTATTTGAAACCGATAAATGTGCATGAACGCAGAGCAGAATTTTCTCGGCAACGGCAAGTCGCGAGTgctcaatcgatcgatcgaatcaacGAAAGAGATTCTGGTTATTGTAACACTCCACGAAATCTTCATTTAATAGATCTGAATGAGAAATCAAGGGAAAAGGAtcaagaagaggaggaagaagaacagGATGAAGATCGGACGGACTccattctgaaaaaaaaagaatacactCCGTCCATCATAAGAACCCAAGACAATTATGTGAACATGCCTAAACAGAAGAATGATTTAAAAAGGGATATGCCTGATGGCTTTAGTAATCCCAGCTACGTCATGATGGGGAATGAACTCAATCAGTCGATAGCGTGA
- the LOC122628095 gene encoding zinc/cadmium resistance protein isoform X3 produces MLSLTCVVCILIKRRCPFTILIIKTKDYAPRESYRSIYNSTSSSLGDSVICLDGQEHGSNTSLSTKTKQSRSDRRMKNSFGWARIDILTMLICCILLASFCFSLVVEALQTLVHIDHLDEMHHPVAVLCIGAAGIFLNIFCYILIGGFTFNQGILLHVTNNGDVIFRRNIISQPETEGEQRLAVQTRRSPLAVPRSQGFRRICRDVLGCIFVMLVSILVYFTDSGVAKYLDPVFAIISSISLLILSYPYMKESGLILLQTIPNHINIDSLKKELLEAFPGIVNVHDFHVWQLTSQKIILTVHIIFLDPMVYASIIDQITAFFIEMGITQVTIQPEFHKMKPTTDKTDCLIRCHGELCSLSQCCTREKLGQKSSSEESLKHVHVINKKFEKKEIIPASPMIDLKKFVIHDEESPESAPSTTSGPNNSEACQSNDEQVQSKKDNANDKSSYSISVDVNDQKLAANDSSHDTVS; encoded by the exons ATGTTATCTTTGACTTGTGTCGTGTGCATCCTGATAAAACGTCGTTGCCcttttacgatattaattatcaagaCCAAAGAT TATGCTCCACGCGAAAGTTACAGAAGTATTTACAATAGTACGAGCAGTTCTCTTGGGGATTCAGTGATATGTTTGGACGGCCAGGAACATGGCTCAAATACGTCTTTATCGACGAAGACAAAG caaTCACGATCGGACAGGAGAATGAAGAATAGTTTTGGATGGGCTAGGATCGATATCCTAACAATGCTAATTTGCTGCATTCTCCTAGCttccttctgtttctctctcgtagTCGAGGCGTTACAAACGCTGGTCCATATAGATCATCTCGACGAGATGCATCATCCTGTGGCTGTACTCTGTATTGGGGCAGCCGGTATTTTCCTCaacattttttgttacatTCTCATTGGTGGATTCACATTTAATCAGGGAATATTGTTGCACGTTACCAATAATGGGGACGTCATTTTTAGAAG GAATATAATATCACAACCAGAGACGGAAGGTGAGCAACGATTAGCAGTACAAACTAGAAGAAGTCCTTTAGCTGTTCCAAGAAGTCAAGGATTTCGAAGGATATGCCGTGACGTTCTCGGTTGCATTTTCGTTATGCTTGTATCAATATTAGTGTACTTCACTGATTCAGGCGTAGCCAAGTATTTAGATCCCGTTTTTGCcattatttcatcgatatcgCTTTTAATTCTGAGCTATCCGTACA TGAAGGAATCTGGTTTGATACTACTACAAACTATTCCAAATCATATTAACATCGATTCCCTGAAGAAAGAACTACTTGAAGCTTTTCCAGGTATCGTCAATGTCCATGACTTTCATGTTTGGCAATTAACATCGCAGAAGATTATACTAACAGTgcacataatatttttagatcCTATG GTTTACGCCAGTATCATTGATCAAATAACAGcgttttttatcgaaatgGGTATAACTCAAGTCACTATACAGCCAGAATTTCATAAGATGAAACCAACCACGGATAAAACTGATTGCTTGATACGTTGTCACGGTGAACTGTGTAGTTTATCGCAGTGTTGTACGAGAGAAAAGCTTGGACAGAAATCATCTTCCGAAGAGTCATTGAAACACGTACACGTGATCAATaagaagtttgaaaaaaaagagatcataCCTGCTTCACCGatgatagatttaaaaaaatttgtgataCATGATGAAGAGAGCCCAGAATCGGCACCTTCTACGACGAGTGGACCAAACAATAGTGAGGCATGCCAATCGAATGACGAACAAGTACAAAGCAAAAAAGATAATGCTAACGACAAAAGTTCCTATTCGATAAGCGTGGACGTTAATGATCAAAAACTTGCTGCTAACGACTCGAGTCACGATACCGTATCGTaa